Genomic segment of Drosophila takahashii strain IR98-3 E-12201 chromosome X, DtakHiC1v2, whole genome shotgun sequence:
gtttttgacaaaaattttaatttttcttttggtttttttgctgtaacttggccaaaaatagtcTTACACAAAAAATCATCACGTCTAGATGGCGCTATTTTTATACATGCAGCTCGTTTATTTCCTTAGATATGCCACACAGATAGCGCGCTGctaataaaagtttattattgtttaagcaaatttaacttaaaataatGTAAGTAAGTTTAACGCAAGTTTAAACCAAtataacttaaaataattacaatttaaaagttgtttttattgtcattttctttttattttcttaataatttCTTACAGACACATTTTCTCTTAGTAAATTTGAAAGTTTACCTTTAATTTTGGTGCGGTTTCCTGAAAAAGCtgtagaacattttaaaagcaatttttggCAAGAAATAGAAAGCTTTCAATCGGTTTGAAGAACTACTAGAACACAACGCCTGCGAATGTTTTGGAAAAGCTAAGCAATGttgtgatgttgctgctgcgacaGCAACATTGCTGCtgggttgctgctgctgtcgcagCAACATCTAGTGGGGCGCAGCCTCAGCGACGCCGTCAGTTGGCTCTTGACTCTCGGTGGCTCTGCCCGGAATCGGAATTCGGAATTCGGAACTCGGAATCGGAAACGGAACTCGAATCGGCATCGAAATCGGGTTCTTTGCCCGGATTGCAATTCAGACCGAAAGAGAGTAGTTCGGCACGGTTGCAGGTTTGcacttgcagcagcagcagcagaggcagTGGCAGCTAAAATCAACAATATCAACAAAGGCAACAAAGACGGTGGGCAAAAAGCAATCAGCAAACAGTCGGTTGTAAAAAGGACTCAGAAAATAGGAAAATCGGGGCGAGAAAAAAGGGGGGTGGTGGGCTACTGCTGGCTGGGAAATTCGTGTTGtgcttgtgtttttgttttcacatttccctcttttttttacaagtatttttaGTGCTTGCGTGCGAAATTTTTGTTGGTGTCAAAGTTAAACATTTCACGTGAAATGTAAGTAGCAAAGCCTTgagaataccaaaaaaatagtcaaaataggaaaataaagaaaagggaAAATCAATGCGCGTATGCGTGTGCcttctctgtgtgtgtgtgcgagtgtgagtgtgGTTGTAAGAAGGAAAATCCATAAAACGGCGTGAAGTGAAACTCGAACTTGTCCTGGTCAATGCGAAAAATCCaagcaaataatttattagatGCGAATTAAAGACGTacaagtgtgtgtgcgtgtgtgtgtgggtgagcgggtgtgtgtgtgagctatTTTTCCGTTTTTGAGCCAAAATCCATTCATCTGTGGTAAtaaaagcgaaaaacaaagGAGGAAATGCTTTGTAAACAAGCAATTCGGCTGCCAAACACGGAACCGCCGAACAGCTGATCCGCCGCCCAGCccacccactcacacacacactaacaCACAGGCAAAGTTGAAATTGCTGCCAAAAACTGTCTGTCGACACAATGCAGAAGAACTTTTCGGCCCACAGAACAGTGGGCAGAGCTTGTGGACACTTGATGTAAACACCAAACCACTTAGATCTTACATTTTTCAGACAAAGTGGAATTAAACTTAAAGCTTCAGAGGACtagaaaaatgtattcttcTATTTTATTATGTTCGAAAGTAAATACTGTTTAACGTTCGTTTATTTTTACCCCACTTTTCTATTCgattaaacatattaaaagTTCCTTATGTATGTGTTAAAGTGTTATAGTAacagtttaaaatttgttaataaattcgTACAATTTTTGCTctaattttttaatcatttaaaaatatgttaaaatatctattttatagaaaaaagttTGCCagaataatttgaaaatttgttaatttattttccatatcTTAGATAGgcaaaaaattatacataaatatctttggaattttttaaattgtgtgtaaaatgtttttgggGATATAACTTAATTCCACTGCACAACAACATCAAATTGATTATGTTTCCCATGATCTATCACCTTTCTCCAAAAcgaacacacacgcacacacacacagaaacgaGTAGTGCAAGGACAGGCGagcaagaagaagcagcagcagaagtacAAATAATTgtaacagcaacagcaacatttgCTGCAAGTGCAGCTCCCACAGCCGTCGCCGCCGCCAAGTTCAAAATCAACGCCTGACAATGACAAAAGCAGCAACGTGGCGCCCACCAAGCCCCAAAATAACAGCAATTGAAGcaaaaacagcagcaacattagcagtagcagcagcagcagttgctgctacaacagcaacatcggcagcagcagcaactgcaactaAAGCAATAACAATCAATGGGCCCCAAACGACATGGCGACGTCAACGAGGCTGCACACCAGCAACACCAaaaatgcagcagcaacagcaacagcagctgcagctgcaacagcaacaatcgcACTTGCAACGCCTGAAGGCGGCCGGTTGCCTGGGGTCGTGGCTGCCATCAATGACGTCGATGTGGCTGCCAACCGACTTTCTTGCCCAACTGCTTTTGGCCCTCTGCCTGCTGGGCTGCCTCAGCCCCTTTACAGGTAATTAGCATTTCATTTGCAGGCCCCATGCCCATTTTGAatcacaaatatatatatggggaTATTATCTGGCTCTGGGGTGGATACATATGAGTCTTGAATAGTCTTTAAGGTTCTTATGCCTACTAGACACCTAAAAAACTTTTCATATTGATTTTGTTAGCAGGAATACGGTACACAAAGTATTATGTTTGCTCATTTTAATCTTATTCCCCAAATAAATTAAGTTCTATCTTCTATTAAAGTACAGATTTGTTTAGCACACTTTTAAAAACCATATTTatgcttaaataaataaataaccccAAAGtcccaataaataaataataaattcgtTATAACGTTTACTTTTATCATATCTGAGGTGCTTAATAAGGTCCACCTTAATAGATGGTCGTATTCATTTGCATCTCCTCGTTAGCATCGTTTCTTTGTCTCAGCACCTAAATCGAATCAGTTTTAATGCCCTCTAATGACGCGATTATCCAGAATAACATTTGCGATTCGCAGCGTTTCCCAGAGAATTAATTTCGTAGTGGATTCCCGCAGAGAAAAAACTGTCCGAAAATTTTCCCCAAACAATGTCAGCCAGCCTTTGGTTTGATATTTTCCcattcttttcctttttttctgcttaAATTTGCATATATCGAAGGTTGCAAACACCGAACCAACACTCCACTTTCTAAGGCGCCGGTGAGTCGGCCATAAATCTGCCTATTACAGTGAATATTCCCCTGAAGAAATCCCTAGATATTTGCGATTCAAAATATAAGgtcatttgttttaatataattcaattattcaGCTGCCTAAATGCACTTAAGAATGGGTATTTGTTAACTGCAGgcagtataaataataaatcaatccAGAGGTTTAAAATCAATTCCTTTTCAGCCTGCCAGTAGGCAAATAGAAATAGGCCAGTGATCACTGTAACTCACCTTGCCAGTGCTCAATCAAATTTGATGattctgtttttcttttatgtgCCAGTCGGAGTCGAGCCATAAACAATTGCCAGCGGAAAGGGAAAAGTCTTGAGATTGCCAAAAAGGGTAAAAATACAGTCCATAGAAGAGGGTTTACAGAAAAATAGTCCGATaacataaacatattttatttattttatttatttatattctggTTGGGGTTCTGCAATTACAAATGACCTCCAAacaattaaacatattttaatattggatatatataatatttccatatttggtcatatttctatttatttaaaacaatttattctCGCAATACttaatacttatttttaaaaatatgaattgaAAGGAacttataaatgtttttttaagattttttaaatggttctctaataataattataaataatatttaatttttttccaatgaTTCATAATTCTAAGTTAGGAAATACTAATTTAGGCTCCGTTTTCGTACAAAGCTAATGGATTTTTCACAGCCACGTATGTGCTTTCTATTGAGCAGTTTGAGTTGTTAGTAAGTTGGCTACAACCTTGACTTTGCACATGCAACGTACATGGCTGCTTTAACCCTGTTTTTCCAccccaaaacacacacactttgGTTACacaaaatttgaatgttaGAACTAGAAAGCAGAAGAATGGAGGAAAGTGGAACATGTGAATGGCGCTTGAGTGCTCCTGATGATTCAACTTGAGCCAGATGGATATCGAACGATATCCTCCACAATCAATCTTGAGGCATTCTATGGCACTCGATATAGCATACTTAGTGGCGCCGGGGTCTAATTAATAACACGTTAGCCATTGTGGACGCCAGTGGGTTGAGAACAGggatggaatattttaaatatattttataaattttttttgaatatttacctttttccTGTTGGcaatattcaaattattattCATGAAGTTGAAATCACTTATAGAaatgcctaaaagtatgcagcgcCACAAAGACTGAGCGAATCATTGGCGCTTccattctaaaaatatattgtagcatacttttagacacctaaaGTCAGACAAATAGGCGACCTTATCccattaaaaatctaaatattgcaaaaaacttcactaataataataagttcgttaaatttttttataaaaattccgaatttcgaatgatattatatatttagaagttaataaatatatgaatatcCCATCACTAGCCCATTAGCATTAGCTTACATAAAGTGTTGCGTTTCAGCTAATTACAGTGGTGCGCTACCATTCTTTTCCTTCGTGATGGTGGTGCAATCAATCGACCGTTGAGTGGTGACAAGAGTTGGGTGTGCTGGCAGTGCCAGTGCCATCGAGATGCCATCGCCATGGGGTGATTATGGTCAACGATGCAATCGGCTGGCCAATCGATCCGTTTCCACGGCTAATCTGGGCCTGAGGCGCCCGGTCAGGGTCATCCGGAGGCCCTCATCCTTGGCTCCTTAAATTCACATGAGGGTGCTCTCGTTACTGAAACGATctggattttttaaataattatttcactATTATTATACCAAGGCCAACTTCAATTATAACTTTTTACTCGAGTCAAAATGTGCACGTGCCTTGCTTTTGAAACTCTACTTTCGAACAATCCTCTTAGCCCATTACGCATACGACACGTTGACAGGCAAAACCAGGAGGCAAGTGCTAAAAGTGGCATTAGATGAGGAAAAACCgaaagggaaatggaaaatgggaggGGGCGACGGGAGGCGTCGACGTGACCGGGCTAATTACACTGCACCATGGCATTCAGCAATGGTTTTTATAATCTTCGCTTCCGTTAGCAATTCGCCGAGTCTCTCGacttggccaaaacaaaatgtcCACAAATGTTTTGAGTCGCTTTTCATGaggcttttccattttccgtttACCCCCGCACTTGGAAAATTCGTATTAGTGTCGGCCATTGATTGCAAAACACtaaagcaaatcaaaaataagtgTTTCAACAAAGAAAAGTAGGAATGGTATAATAATATCtagaaaatatctaaataaagttaaagtcctacaattatatataatttacacTGTAATATATTCCTAGTTTCGCTGGTCATTTTcgggaatttattttttctagaatacattttttttctgtgcatagAGCGGCGAAAGAGAGCCCCAAAGCAGGCAGTAAAAGTGGAAAACTTGATGGCTGCACTCACTCAACGATGCCACCGTGACCCTGCCACTTTTCCAGCCCCTTTCCCTTCCggcttttcccgcttttccaccGCCTTTCCTTCGCTGAGGCATTTATGAACTGCTTCGACACAAGGCTGCAACTGTGGCAGtgcatttcatttaatttttcctctGTTTTCTGCCTGCGAAAG
This window contains:
- the LOC108066847 gene encoding uncharacterized protein codes for the protein MTKAATWRPPSPKITAIEAKTAATLAVAAAAVAATTATSAAAATATKAITINGPQTTWRRQRGCTPATPKMQQQQQQQLQLQQQQSHLQRLKAAGCLGSWLPSMTSMWLPTDFLAQLLLALCLLGCLSPFTAALEEDCVDFQGNKVNHGMLYVPGPGVCSLCVCYHSEPLWCKAIYCDPPYFCKNFRVGERCCEFECLDPPGEDKLYQERMRKRAEILAGNSTASNVQLAPIAMSTIMLGFLGNSFLNL